One genomic window of Actinoplanes lobatus includes the following:
- a CDS encoding GTP cyclohydrolase II, protein MTVTTTTAARIRTRVTVPLRFPDGYATTAEVFTFHGLSDGREHLALGLGDWRAAIAGGGAPLVRPHSECLTGDVFGSERCDCGPQLREAAERISEAGGFLLYLRQEGRGIGLYAKLDAYALQDTGLDTYQANLALGHGEDERDYTPAAQMLTALGAGRIRLLSNNPDKAAQLDALGVEVADLIPTGVHLSEANARYLSAKVAHTHHTIDLPLAG, encoded by the coding sequence ATGACGGTGACGACGACGACCGCGGCGCGGATTCGTACCCGGGTGACGGTGCCCCTGCGGTTCCCGGACGGCTACGCCACCACGGCCGAGGTGTTCACCTTCCACGGCCTGTCCGACGGCCGCGAGCACCTGGCGCTGGGCCTGGGCGACTGGCGCGCCGCGATCGCCGGCGGCGGGGCGCCCCTGGTCCGCCCGCACAGCGAGTGCCTGACCGGCGACGTCTTCGGCTCCGAACGCTGCGACTGCGGCCCACAGTTGCGCGAGGCCGCCGAGCGGATCAGCGAGGCCGGCGGCTTCCTGCTCTACCTGCGCCAGGAGGGCCGCGGCATCGGGCTGTACGCGAAGCTCGACGCCTACGCCCTCCAGGACACCGGCCTCGACACCTACCAGGCGAATCTGGCGCTGGGCCACGGCGAGGACGAGCGGGACTACACCCCGGCCGCGCAGATGCTGACCGCGCTGGGCGCCGGCCGGATCCGGCTGCTGAGCAACAATCCGGACAAGGCCGCTCAACTGGACGCCCTCGGTGTGGAGGTGGCCGACCTGATCCCGACCGGGGTGCACCTCTCCGAGGCCAACGCCCGCTACCTGTCGGCCAAGGTCGCGCACACCCACCACACCATCGACCTGCCGCTGGCCGGCTGA
- a CDS encoding MFS transporter, which produces MWTTGFTRYFVARAVSVFGDAMLTVAAALAVGRIHGATGVGLVLAAWMLPMLGSILFGGVFADRFGARPLMLGADLVRIVAQSVVAVAFFTGTPSLGLLIACAAVSGAAAAMFQPGVNSIVPLVASDPHKANAVIRTAVAIAEMLGPAAAGLIFAFLGPGPVYAVDAATFAISALCLAGLRLGEVPRTSSSTIRDLREGWHGFRARRWIWSVVLVWIVYGIFLFGPLIPLGATLVSEDLGATAYGWMHSALGAGTVCGGILALRLRPARPLAAGAVAMFAFVLLPLAIALHANLPLLLAAAAVNGLVWAFWSVQWQTSVQTQVPPDMLNRMTSYEVLGSTGSLPIGQALAGPVAAVVGAELVLGSSVLVGVLGCAALLLIPAVRELGRAPAPEPARART; this is translated from the coding sequence ATGTGGACCACCGGATTCACCCGTTACTTCGTCGCCCGGGCCGTCTCCGTCTTCGGCGACGCGATGCTCACGGTGGCGGCCGCGCTGGCGGTCGGGCGGATCCACGGCGCCACCGGGGTCGGGCTGGTGCTCGCCGCCTGGATGCTGCCGATGCTCGGGTCCATCCTGTTCGGCGGGGTGTTCGCGGACCGGTTCGGCGCCCGGCCGCTGATGCTCGGCGCCGACCTGGTGCGGATCGTCGCCCAGAGCGTCGTCGCGGTCGCCTTCTTCACCGGCACCCCGTCGCTGGGCCTGCTGATCGCCTGCGCGGCGGTCAGCGGCGCGGCCGCCGCGATGTTCCAGCCCGGCGTCAACAGCATCGTGCCACTCGTCGCGAGCGATCCCCACAAGGCCAATGCCGTCATCCGTACGGCGGTCGCGATCGCCGAGATGCTCGGCCCCGCCGCCGCGGGCCTGATCTTCGCGTTCCTCGGGCCCGGTCCGGTGTACGCGGTGGACGCCGCGACCTTCGCGATCAGCGCCCTCTGCCTGGCCGGCCTGCGACTGGGCGAGGTCCCGCGCACCTCGTCGTCGACGATCCGCGACCTGAGGGAGGGCTGGCACGGGTTCCGCGCCCGGCGGTGGATCTGGTCGGTGGTCCTGGTCTGGATCGTCTACGGCATCTTCCTGTTCGGCCCGCTCATCCCGCTCGGCGCCACCCTGGTCAGCGAGGATCTGGGCGCCACCGCGTACGGCTGGATGCACTCCGCCCTCGGCGCCGGAACCGTCTGCGGCGGCATCCTGGCCCTCCGGCTGCGGCCCGCCCGCCCGCTCGCCGCCGGAGCCGTGGCGATGTTCGCCTTCGTGCTGCTGCCACTGGCCATCGCCCTGCACGCGAATCTGCCGCTGCTGCTGGCCGCGGCCGCGGTCAACGGCCTGGTCTGGGCGTTCTGGTCGGTCCAGTGGCAGACCAGCGTGCAGACCCAGGTACCGCCGGACATGCTGAACCGGATGACGTCGTACGAGGTGCTCGGCTCGACCGGCAGCCTCCCGATCGGTCAGGCGCTCGCCGGGCCGGTCGCCGCGGTCGTCGGCGCGGAACTGGTTCTCGGCTCGTCGGTGCTGGTCGGCGTCCTCGGGTGCGCCGCCCTGCTGCTCATCCCGGCGGTCCGCGAGCTGGGCCGCGCCCCCGCACCGGAACCGGCGCGGGCCCGGACATAA
- a CDS encoding DUF488 domain-containing protein: protein MAFQIKRVQDDPDPGDGYRILVDRLWPRGVSKERAALGEWAKDAAPSTGLRQWFHQHTGEFAEFTRRYRAELDANPEAVAALRRTEHERGTVTLLYSVRDTVHNHALVLADYLGS from the coding sequence ATGGCCTTCCAGATCAAGCGGGTGCAGGACGATCCCGATCCGGGCGACGGCTACCGGATCCTGGTGGACCGGCTCTGGCCGCGCGGCGTCTCCAAGGAGCGCGCGGCCCTCGGCGAGTGGGCCAAGGACGCCGCGCCGAGCACCGGGCTGCGGCAGTGGTTCCACCAGCACACCGGCGAGTTCGCCGAGTTCACCCGGCGCTACCGGGCCGAGCTCGACGCCAACCCGGAGGCCGTCGCGGCGCTGCGCCGCACGGAGCACGAGCGCGGCACGGTGACCCTGCTCTACAGCGTCCGCGACACCGTGCACAATCATGCCCTCGTGCTCGCCGACTATCTGGGGTCCTGA
- a CDS encoding TetR/AcrR family transcriptional regulator, whose product MIVQTALPLIAQHGAAVTTAQIARAAGIGEATVFRVFADKDAVLQACIATVLDPTVALEDLGAIDLTLPLADRLLEAADALDAYLDRMGTVLGGLHASGLPNRRPPAPTDGPSRRDDAQAATREAVVALFEPDGDRLRLPTDVLADAYLRLLFGRTAGPGRPVEKPDRRQLIDLLLNGAFRESR is encoded by the coding sequence ATGATCGTTCAGACGGCCCTGCCGCTGATCGCCCAGCACGGCGCCGCCGTCACCACCGCCCAGATCGCCCGGGCCGCCGGCATCGGCGAGGCCACCGTCTTCCGGGTCTTCGCCGACAAGGACGCCGTCCTCCAGGCCTGCATCGCCACCGTCCTCGACCCCACCGTGGCGCTGGAGGACCTCGGCGCCATCGACCTCACCCTCCCGCTGGCCGACCGGCTCCTCGAAGCCGCCGACGCCCTCGACGCCTACCTCGACCGGATGGGCACCGTCCTCGGCGGACTGCACGCCTCCGGCCTCCCGAACCGGCGGCCACCCGCGCCCACCGACGGCCCCTCCCGGCGCGACGACGCGCAGGCCGCCACCCGGGAGGCCGTCGTGGCACTGTTCGAACCCGACGGTGACCGGCTGCGACTGCCCACGGACGTGCTCGCCGACGCCTACCTGCGGCTGCTGTTCGGCCGGACCGCCGGGCCCGGCCGCCCCGTCGAAAAACCGGACCGCCGGCAACTCATCGACCTGCTGCTCAACGGGGCATTCCGCGAATCACGCTGA
- a CDS encoding MarR family winged helix-turn-helix transcriptional regulator encodes MTDASPVRWLTGAEPEAWINLAQVLMMLPTALDQQLRQDAGIPHAYYQILATLSAEPGRAMRMTRLARLTGTTTTRLSHAVSNLEQRGWVLRQACPSDKRGQIAQLTEAGMAALRAAAPGHVAEVRRLVFDHLTAEDVARLRDITAKLVPPLTNSK; translated from the coding sequence GTGACCGACGCCTCACCCGTACGGTGGCTGACCGGCGCCGAGCCGGAGGCCTGGATCAACCTGGCGCAGGTGCTGATGATGCTGCCCACCGCCCTGGACCAGCAGTTGCGCCAGGACGCCGGCATTCCGCACGCCTACTACCAGATTCTGGCCACGCTCAGCGCCGAGCCGGGCCGGGCCATGCGGATGACCCGGCTGGCCCGGCTGACCGGGACCACCACGACCCGGCTGTCGCACGCGGTCAGCAATCTCGAACAGCGCGGCTGGGTGCTGCGGCAGGCCTGCCCGAGCGACAAACGCGGCCAGATCGCGCAGCTCACCGAGGCCGGGATGGCGGCGCTGCGGGCGGCCGCGCCGGGCCACGTGGCCGAGGTGCGCCGCCTGGTCTTCGACCACCTGACCGCCGAGGACGTCGCCCGGCTGCGCGACATCACCGCCAAGCTGGTGCCGCCCCTCACAAATAGTAAATAA
- a CDS encoding dihydrofolate reductase family protein yields MGTIHIDLFTTLDLVGQAPGGRDEDPDGFPYGGWQFSQPDQTVGEHVIAGILATDALLLGRRTYDIFAGYWPHQDDVIAERFNSIPKYVASHGSPTLDWAGTSQLGPDLPAAVRELRDKHDEVHVIGSLNLVQTLLRERLFDRLNLWVYPLVLGVGKKVFDGGAVPTSLTLAEPPITSDRGAVLLRYTLGDPITA; encoded by the coding sequence ATGGGCACGATCCACATCGACCTCTTCACGACCCTCGATCTGGTCGGCCAGGCGCCGGGTGGGCGCGACGAGGACCCCGACGGCTTTCCGTACGGGGGATGGCAGTTCTCGCAACCCGACCAGACCGTCGGCGAGCACGTGATCGCCGGAATCCTGGCCACGGACGCCCTGCTGCTGGGCCGCCGCACCTACGACATCTTCGCCGGGTACTGGCCGCACCAGGACGATGTCATCGCCGAGCGGTTCAACAGCATCCCGAAGTACGTCGCCTCGCACGGCAGCCCCACCCTCGACTGGGCCGGCACCTCGCAGCTCGGACCGGACCTGCCCGCCGCCGTCCGCGAGCTGCGCGACAAGCACGACGAGGTGCACGTGATCGGCAGCCTCAACCTGGTGCAGACCCTGCTGCGCGAGCGCCTCTTCGACCGCCTCAACCTGTGGGTCTACCCGCTCGTGCTGGGCGTCGGCAAGAAGGTCTTCGACGGCGGCGCGGTCCCCACCTCGCTGACCCTGGCCGAGCCGCCGATCACGTCCGACCGCGGCGCCGTCCTGCTCCGCTACACCCTCGGCGACCCGATCACCGCCTGA
- a CDS encoding AI-2E family transporter, with translation MGQTDTAVVARRTLVVIGIVLATAAVLLLAYHTRQVLTWILIAALFAVALHPAVGWVTRRGAFGRRWLATLLVFLAAFALLGGLITLFVVPLAREGAQLITNFPQIADDLRAGRGPVGGLVERFHLMEYAENNADRIRDYAAGLGAPTIALLGSVATGVAGVVTIFVLSYLMVLEAPKVVDGFLALFPERRAEHIRRVGHDCARTVTGYLTGNLLISFVCGALTFVTLLIMDVPYAGLIALFVGVVDLIPLVGATLGAVVASLAAFTQSTTAGIVVLVFFVLYQQLENHLLQPVVFARTVRLNPLTVLVAILLGVELAGILGALLAIPVAGIVQILARDVWDTHHGRPKPEPTVGEERVPVSGDEAERAHTAGADAVHAAYTPAETPATRTGTSA, from the coding sequence ATGGGGCAAACTGACACGGCGGTGGTCGCGCGCCGTACGCTCGTCGTCATCGGGATCGTGCTGGCCACCGCGGCGGTGCTGCTGCTGGCCTACCACACCCGCCAGGTCCTGACCTGGATCCTGATCGCGGCGTTGTTCGCGGTGGCGCTGCACCCGGCGGTCGGCTGGGTGACCCGGCGCGGTGCGTTCGGCCGGCGCTGGCTGGCCACCCTGCTGGTGTTCCTCGCGGCGTTCGCCCTGCTCGGCGGTCTGATCACGCTGTTCGTGGTGCCGCTGGCCCGGGAGGGCGCCCAGTTGATCACGAACTTCCCGCAGATCGCCGACGATCTGCGGGCGGGCCGCGGTCCGGTCGGCGGCCTGGTCGAGCGGTTCCATCTGATGGAGTACGCCGAGAACAACGCCGACCGGATCCGTGACTACGCCGCCGGCCTGGGCGCGCCGACCATCGCTCTCCTCGGTTCGGTGGCCACCGGGGTGGCCGGCGTCGTCACCATCTTCGTGCTCTCCTACCTCATGGTGCTGGAGGCGCCGAAGGTCGTTGACGGGTTCCTGGCCCTCTTCCCGGAGCGCCGGGCCGAGCACATCCGCCGGGTCGGGCACGACTGCGCCAGGACGGTCACCGGCTACCTCACCGGCAACCTGCTGATCAGTTTCGTCTGCGGCGCGCTCACCTTCGTCACCCTGCTGATCATGGATGTTCCGTACGCCGGCCTGATCGCCCTGTTCGTCGGCGTCGTCGACCTGATCCCGCTGGTCGGCGCCACCCTGGGGGCCGTCGTGGCGAGCCTCGCGGCGTTCACCCAGTCGACCACCGCCGGGATCGTCGTGCTGGTGTTCTTCGTGCTGTACCAGCAGTTGGAGAACCACCTGCTGCAGCCGGTCGTCTTCGCCCGGACGGTGCGGCTCAACCCGCTCACCGTGCTGGTGGCGATCCTCCTCGGGGTGGAGCTGGCCGGGATCCTCGGCGCGCTGCTGGCCATCCCGGTGGCCGGCATCGTGCAGATCCTGGCCCGGGACGTCTGGGACACCCACCACGGGCGGCCCAAACCGGAGCCGACGGTCGGTGAGGAGCGCGTGCCGGTGAGCGGCGACGAGGCGGAGCGGGCCCACACGGCGGGCGCGGACGCCGTACACGCCGCCTACACCCCGGCCGAGACGCCCGCGACCCGTACCGGAACTAGCGCATAG
- a CDS encoding cytidine/deoxycytidylate deaminase family protein, which yields MAFTYDVDRRWLTTAIDLSRLSPPSPSHYAVGAVVVDRHGTALATGYTGEVHPAYHAEEAALAKLADRRDLDLAGATMYSSLEPCTTRRSRPTSCTHLILTAGIGRVVLALREPSLFADCEGVRILEDGGVTVVEHPGLGDLVRDVNAHLLAPVR from the coding sequence ATGGCCTTCACCTACGACGTCGACCGGCGCTGGCTGACCACCGCGATCGACCTCTCCCGGCTCTCTCCCCCGTCGCCGAGCCACTACGCGGTCGGCGCCGTCGTCGTCGACCGGCACGGCACGGCGCTGGCCACCGGCTACACCGGCGAGGTGCACCCGGCGTACCACGCCGAGGAGGCGGCTCTCGCCAAGCTGGCCGACCGCCGCGACCTCGATCTGGCCGGCGCCACCATGTACAGCTCGCTGGAGCCGTGCACGACCCGCCGGTCCCGGCCCACCTCGTGCACGCATCTGATCCTGACCGCCGGGATCGGCCGGGTCGTGCTGGCGTTGCGCGAGCCGTCGCTGTTCGCCGACTGCGAGGGTGTACGCATCCTGGAGGACGGCGGAGTGACCGTGGTCGAGCACCCGGGCCTGGGCGATCTGGTCCGGGACGTGAACGCCCACCTGCTCGCGCCGGTGCGCTAG
- a CDS encoding phosphotransferase family protein yields MEVLRGGRLTAGVVRIGDTVRRPASPASAFTATLLAHLAAAGFDGAPRHLGRDDLGRDILTFLPGEVPAKWRAHDDGQVAAAAALMRRMHDASRDLAGDGRVVCHHDPGPNNTVFRDGRPVAFIDFDFAAPGDPLEDLGYLAWSWCISSKPERGDAARQAGQVRVLADAYGLTAARRRDLPGAVEQRLERNERFWEQAPAVTAGPSPAECLAWTRREKAFVRRFRDVFAAAMR; encoded by the coding sequence GTGGAGGTCCTCCGTGGTGGCCGCCTGACCGCCGGGGTGGTGCGGATCGGCGACACGGTGCGGCGTCCCGCCTCGCCCGCGTCGGCGTTCACCGCCACCCTGCTGGCGCACCTGGCCGCGGCCGGTTTCGACGGCGCGCCGCGCCATCTGGGGCGCGATGATCTGGGCCGCGACATCCTGACGTTCCTGCCGGGCGAGGTGCCCGCCAAGTGGCGCGCCCACGACGACGGGCAGGTGGCCGCGGCGGCGGCGCTGATGCGGCGGATGCACGACGCGAGCCGGGATCTGGCCGGCGACGGGCGGGTGGTCTGCCATCACGATCCGGGGCCGAACAACACCGTCTTCCGGGACGGGCGGCCGGTCGCGTTCATCGACTTCGACTTCGCCGCGCCCGGCGACCCGCTCGAGGACCTCGGCTATCTGGCCTGGTCGTGGTGCATCTCGTCGAAGCCCGAGCGCGGGGACGCGGCGCGCCAGGCCGGCCAGGTCCGGGTGCTGGCCGACGCCTACGGGCTGACCGCGGCCCGGCGGCGCGACCTGCCCGGCGCCGTCGAGCAGCGGCTGGAACGCAACGAGCGGTTCTGGGAGCAGGCGCCGGCGGTGACCGCCGGGCCGTCGCCGGCCGAGTGCCTGGCGTGGACCCGGCGTGAGAAGGCCTTCGTGCGGCGCTTCCGCGACGTGTTCGCGGCGGCTATGCGCTAG
- a CDS encoding dipeptidase, producing the protein MSLLWEQHCCLPLTSEADLGELDRYRRPGGSYVSVNVGYAPHGYDEVIALLADWRPRIEADERFVLAAGLADLDTARDTGRVAVAFDLEDSGPLDGRLDRVREFYDLGVRTMLPSYNNRNAAGGGCLDETDEGLTAYGRDLIREMNAVGMVADGSHCGARTALDISDVTTKPMIYSHSCMRALWDHPRNITDEQARACAATGGVVGITGIGIFLGPNDASVEAFVRHVDYAVELVGPEHVGLSTDFSFDFEDANAAIRDNPELFPDWFTRWGPINFTPPEGLFAVEAALRDRGYPADAVAAILGGNFRRVAAQCWT; encoded by the coding sequence GTGTCACTGCTCTGGGAACAGCACTGCTGCCTGCCGCTGACGTCCGAGGCCGACCTCGGTGAGCTGGACCGCTACCGCCGTCCGGGCGGCAGCTACGTCTCGGTCAACGTGGGGTACGCCCCGCACGGCTACGACGAGGTCATCGCGCTGCTGGCGGACTGGCGGCCGCGGATCGAGGCCGACGAGCGGTTCGTGCTCGCCGCCGGGCTCGCCGACCTGGACACGGCCCGCGACACCGGACGGGTGGCGGTCGCCTTCGACCTGGAGGACTCGGGCCCGCTCGACGGGCGGCTGGACCGGGTACGGGAGTTCTACGACCTGGGCGTACGGACCATGCTGCCGTCCTACAACAACCGCAACGCGGCCGGCGGCGGGTGCCTGGACGAGACCGACGAGGGGCTGACCGCGTACGGCCGGGATCTGATCCGTGAGATGAACGCGGTCGGCATGGTGGCCGACGGCTCGCACTGCGGCGCCCGTACCGCCCTCGACATCAGCGACGTCACCACCAAGCCGATGATCTACAGCCACTCCTGCATGCGGGCGCTGTGGGACCACCCGCGCAACATCACCGACGAGCAGGCACGGGCGTGCGCGGCCACCGGCGGCGTCGTCGGGATCACCGGCATCGGCATCTTCCTGGGCCCGAACGACGCGTCGGTGGAGGCTTTCGTTCGGCACGTCGACTACGCGGTCGAGCTGGTCGGGCCGGAGCACGTCGGCCTGTCGACGGACTTCTCGTTCGACTTCGAGGACGCCAACGCGGCGATCCGCGACAACCCGGAGCTGTTCCCCGACTGGTTCACCCGCTGGGGCCCGATCAACTTCACCCCGCCGGAGGGACTGTTCGCGGTGGAGGCCGCGCTGCGCGACCGCGGCTACCCGGCCGACGCGGTGGCGGCCATCCTGGGCGGCAACTTCCGCCGCGTCGCCGCCCAGTGCTGGACCTAG
- a CDS encoding MFS transporter, producing MTDQAVRVVVTPEPSPAPADTGRAWRGLAVVLGSQACALSANRMLLIAIPWLLLTSTGDPAKAGLVTLCQALPYVIVQVVVGPLIDRLGARRISVAGDAISAVAMILLAATPGPPLLMVMLCMACVGAADGPAVAAKHTLLPGATEDAGQPIERGTGMATVIERAATSAGPLASGVLVAAFGARTLWAVAVLFAAAALIGATGQRVAGRSRAARPDGYLRQLRDGAGFLHRDRSLRAIVLMYVVTNFLDQAFLTVLLPVWAHGHGHGVAFVGLLSGVFGACAVFTAAIAAWIGARFPRRTVFLVAIIVAGVSRYVVLAADAPPTVVLLVFAAAGLGSGAACPIVEAVEAERVPDHMRGRVRTLIVAWAWAGIPFGGLAGAAMLTAGLATALWACGAVYLAAVVHPGLRVTWRR from the coding sequence GTGACCGATCAAGCGGTGCGCGTCGTGGTCACGCCGGAACCCTCACCGGCCCCCGCGGACACCGGTCGCGCCTGGCGGGGACTCGCGGTCGTCCTGGGCTCCCAGGCCTGCGCGCTGTCGGCCAACCGGATGCTGCTCATCGCCATCCCATGGCTGCTGCTGACCAGCACCGGTGACCCGGCCAAGGCCGGGCTCGTGACGCTCTGCCAGGCACTGCCGTACGTCATCGTCCAGGTCGTCGTCGGGCCATTGATCGACCGGCTCGGCGCGCGGCGGATCAGCGTCGCCGGTGACGCGATCAGTGCGGTCGCCATGATCCTGCTTGCGGCGACGCCCGGGCCGCCGCTGCTCATGGTGATGCTCTGCATGGCCTGCGTGGGCGCGGCCGACGGGCCGGCCGTCGCCGCCAAGCACACCCTGCTGCCAGGGGCCACCGAGGACGCCGGCCAGCCGATCGAGCGCGGCACCGGCATGGCGACGGTGATCGAGCGGGCCGCCACCAGCGCCGGGCCACTGGCGTCCGGAGTGCTCGTGGCGGCGTTCGGTGCCCGTACCCTCTGGGCCGTCGCCGTGCTCTTCGCCGCCGCCGCCCTGATCGGCGCCACCGGGCAGCGGGTCGCGGGCCGATCCCGTGCGGCCCGGCCGGACGGCTACCTGCGGCAGCTGCGCGACGGCGCGGGCTTCCTGCACCGCGATCGCTCGCTGCGGGCCATCGTGCTGATGTACGTCGTCACGAACTTCCTGGACCAGGCGTTCCTCACGGTGCTGCTGCCGGTGTGGGCGCACGGGCACGGCCACGGGGTCGCGTTCGTCGGCCTGCTCAGCGGCGTCTTCGGGGCGTGTGCGGTGTTCACGGCCGCGATCGCCGCCTGGATCGGCGCCCGCTTTCCACGCCGGACCGTCTTCCTGGTGGCGATCATCGTGGCCGGGGTGAGCCGGTACGTGGTGCTGGCCGCCGACGCGCCGCCCACCGTCGTGCTGCTGGTCTTCGCGGCGGCCGGGCTCGGCAGCGGCGCGGCCTGCCCGATCGTCGAGGCGGTCGAGGCCGAGCGGGTCCCCGACCACATGCGCGGCCGGGTCCGCACCCTGATCGTCGCCTGGGCGTGGGCCGGGATCCCGTTCGGCGGTCTGGCCGGCGCCGCCATGCTGACCGCGGGCCTGGCCACGGCCCTGTGGGCGTGCGGCGCCGTCTACCTGGCCGCGGTCGTCCACCCCGGACTGCGGGTGACCTGGCGCCGTTGA
- a CDS encoding TetR/AcrR family transcriptional regulator: protein MPRRSPGSYRVGIARREAILEAAVRHFAKGGYHRTAMARIAADVGITEGGLLHHFPSKKHLLLAVVERRILTAARWLDEVDPGATGAGVLRRLVEITGRQLEEPGLIELFVLVSAEAADTSSPAHRLFAERYDDAVDSLAARLRRAVDSGEFRADTDCTAIARECIAVSDGLQLQWVLSGGTLDLTVAVRAHLERVARAVTTDGSGLGD, encoded by the coding sequence ATGCCGCGGCGATCACCAGGGAGCTACCGTGTCGGGATCGCCCGGCGGGAGGCGATCCTCGAGGCGGCCGTCCGGCATTTCGCCAAAGGCGGCTACCACCGGACCGCGATGGCGCGGATCGCCGCCGACGTCGGCATCACCGAGGGCGGGCTGCTGCACCACTTCCCGTCCAAGAAGCATCTGCTGCTCGCCGTCGTCGAACGCCGGATCCTCACCGCGGCCCGCTGGCTCGACGAGGTCGACCCCGGCGCCACCGGGGCCGGGGTGCTGCGCCGGCTCGTCGAGATCACCGGGCGGCAGCTCGAGGAACCCGGGCTGATCGAACTGTTCGTGCTGGTCTCGGCGGAGGCCGCGGACACCTCCAGCCCGGCGCACCGGCTGTTCGCCGAGCGCTACGACGACGCCGTCGACAGCCTCGCGGCCCGGCTGCGGCGAGCGGTCGACAGTGGCGAGTTCCGGGCGGACACCGACTGCACGGCCATCGCCCGGGAGTGCATCGCGGTCAGCGACGGCCTGCAACTGCAATGGGTGCTCAGCGGCGGAACCCTCGACCTGACGGTGGCCGTCCGCGCCCACCTGGAGCGGGTCGCCCGCGCCGTCACCACGGACGGCAGCGGCCTCGGCGACTGA
- a CDS encoding MFS transporter — translation MKWSRNATAYLGSVLVSSFGSNAMMLAAGIWVMALTGDSSLAAWVGFLVWAPTLAGPVIGAVVDRAPRRQRVMIGANTVMGLLLLLLLLVETDTQVWLIFAVMLCYGISFVILDAAENAVLPAAVPADQLGDLNGLRMSASEGVKLAAPLLGAGLFTWLGGAGVAVLDAATFFVAAALCLLIRPGRIEPTPAAEPWRQRIAEGARQLWRHPVLRRIILSTSSLMFLVGMAGTTVFAVVDEGLHRTPAFAGVLMTVQGAGSVAAGLLAGPLQRRMRPHVFAGTGIALFAAGAALRCLPSLTPVLVAALLAGLAAPWVLITGATVLQREIPAAYLGRVSGTVTLLSFAPGAIGQATGASLLAVADYRLLLGGAAVAGLATAVLCLRPVRAEAPAPVR, via the coding sequence GTGAAGTGGAGCCGGAACGCGACGGCATATCTCGGATCGGTTCTCGTCTCCAGCTTCGGCAGCAACGCGATGATGCTGGCCGCCGGCATCTGGGTCATGGCGCTCACCGGGGACAGCAGCCTGGCGGCCTGGGTCGGCTTCCTGGTCTGGGCGCCCACCCTGGCCGGGCCGGTGATCGGGGCCGTCGTGGACCGCGCGCCCCGCCGCCAGCGGGTGATGATCGGCGCCAACACGGTGATGGGCCTGCTGCTCCTGCTCCTGCTGCTGGTCGAGACCGACACACAGGTGTGGCTGATCTTCGCGGTCATGCTCTGCTACGGCATCAGCTTCGTGATCCTCGACGCCGCCGAGAACGCGGTCCTGCCCGCCGCGGTCCCGGCGGATCAGCTCGGCGACCTCAACGGGCTGCGGATGTCAGCCTCCGAGGGTGTGAAACTGGCCGCCCCGCTGCTCGGCGCGGGCCTGTTCACCTGGCTGGGCGGCGCCGGCGTCGCCGTACTGGACGCGGCCACGTTCTTCGTGGCGGCCGCGTTGTGCCTGCTCATCCGCCCCGGGCGGATCGAACCCACGCCGGCCGCGGAACCCTGGCGGCAGCGAATCGCCGAGGGCGCCCGTCAACTGTGGCGGCATCCGGTCCTGCGGCGGATCATCCTGTCGACGTCGTCGCTCATGTTCCTGGTCGGGATGGCCGGCACCACGGTCTTCGCCGTGGTCGACGAGGGCCTGCACCGGACGCCGGCCTTCGCCGGTGTGCTGATGACGGTGCAGGGCGCCGGATCGGTGGCCGCCGGCCTGCTGGCCGGACCGTTGCAGCGCCGGATGCGGCCACACGTGTTCGCCGGGACGGGCATCGCCCTCTTCGCGGCCGGTGCGGCGTTACGCTGCCTGCCGTCACTCACCCCGGTACTCGTCGCCGCACTGCTCGCGGGCCTGGCGGCGCCGTGGGTGCTGATCACCGGCGCGACCGTCCTCCAGCGGGAGATCCCGGCGGCCTACCTCGGGCGTGTCTCGGGCACCGTCACGCTGCTCAGCTTCGCGCCGGGCGCGATCGGCCAGGCGACCGGCGCAAGCCTGCTGGCGGTCGCCGACTACCGGCTGCTACTCGGCGGCGCGGCCGTCGCCGGCCTGGCGACGGCGGTGCTGTGCCTGCGGCCGGTGCGGGCGGAAGCCCCGGCCCCGGTCCGGTGA